The genomic window CTCATAGATTCCTTTGATCGTCATTTCATAAGTGGTGTCTTCGTCTTCTGTGCTAGTAACAACAAAAGTATCACCAACGGCCAAGTCATTAGCACTAGCGAGAGTGGAATCGATCACTACATTATTGGTATCTTTATCGCTTTCGGTGATGCCTTCACCTTCGATGATTTTTGCTGTGCCATCTGTAAATCCGCTAGTCTGTGCTGTGTCAGATACACCGCTGACTTGAAAATCTGCTTGAGTCATTTGTGGTTTGCCATTCATTCCACCACCCATATTTTCATCGTTTGGCATCGTGTCAGCTTCTGTTTCCTCTGACGTTTCAGTGCTATCAGAACTTGAAATGGCGGTAATGCCGCTACTTGCTAAAGCTGTCGCAGAACTTTCAAAGGAATAGCTTGCCACATTATCTAGAGCGGCGATCTTTTCGGCATCACTGACTGAAACAGGCGTGAGTGAAAAACTTCCAGGATCAGGTCTACCACCTGACTCAGAATCTGTGGTATCTTCTTGTTTTTGGAAAGCTGCTTCACGATTTGCACTTAAAGTGACGGTTGCCCCCACATCTTTTTGTGCTTGTTCTGCTGCTTGTTGTGCGGCACTACGTATGGTTAATCCCGCAAGGACAAAGACGAGGATTGCTGTAAATACTGCAAATAATAGCAAGGATCGTCCCCATTTTACCTTGGTACTTTTTAATGCTCGTTTGAAAAAATTCATTGGTTCGATCTCCTTTCGAATGAGTACAAGGAACAGAATAAAGGGAGTAGCTTAAGCCTACCTTAAAGAAAGACAACGACCAGAGACAGCAGAAAGCCAAAAAACAAGTCAAATGAAGCAGGAAATGAAAAACATTCTATAGTTATTGCGTAATTTATGTTAAAATAGACAAAGTATCTTCCAAAATGAAGGAAGAAAATGGTCTGGGAAAAACATAGAGACAGAAACAATCGTACATGCTAGCGATTTGTTTGATTTGTTGTATAATAATGTGGAGCAGTTGATCGAGCAACTGGGGCAGTCCCGATTTTTTGTGTCAAAAAAGATCCTAAAAGCCTGTAAAAAAGCCGGAGTGTTGATTTTGATGAGAGCATCCGAAAATCAGGCACTCAGAAAATGGATCGTTTAAATAAAATAGAGAATCGACATCGTTAAACGAAGATGTCATAAGAAGAGGTGAAATTTGTGAGTACCATTAAGATTATCCCTTTAGGCGGTGTACGCGAAAACGGAAAAAACTTGTACATTGCAGAAGTAGGGGAAGCTATTTTTATTTTAGACTGTGGTCTAAAATATCCTGAAAACGAATTATTAGGGATCGACGTCGTGATTCCTGATTTTACGTATTTAGAAGAAAATGTTGATCGTGTGGCAGGTGTCTTTCTTACCCACGGTCACGCAGATGCGATTGGGGCGTTGCCTTATTTATTGTCAAAAATTTCTGTACCTGTGTTCGGAACAGAATTGACGATCGAATTGGCAAAACTAAATGTCAATCGCAATGATGCTGCAAAAGGATTCAAAGATTTCCATGTGGTAGATGAGCATACAGAGATCGATTTCGGAGAAACGATCGTTAGTTTCTTCCGTACCACCCATACGATTCCTGATTCAATCGGGATCAATTTGAAAACCCAAGAAGGAAACATCGTTTACACAGGGGATTTCAAATTTGACCAAATGGCGATTCCGATGTATCAAACAGATTATGCCCGTTTAGCAGAAATCGGTAAAGAAGGTGTCTTAGCCTTACTTAGTGAATCAGCTAACGCTGAAAACGCGACACCAGTCGCTTCTGAGTTCCAAATCGCAGATGAAGTATTTGATACGATCAAATACTGGGAAGGCCGGATTATCGTTGCCTGTGTTGCAAGCAATCTTCAACGTGTCCAACAAATCTTAGACGCTGCTGCTAAAGCAGGACGTAAAGTCGTGTTGACTGGGCAAGATTTTGAACGGATCATCCGTACAGCTATGCGCTTAGAAAAACTTCAATTACCAAGTGAAGATCTGCTCGTTACATTAAAAGATATGAAAAACTATGAGCCTGAAGAACTGATCATTTTAGAAACAGGCCGTATGGGCGAACCAATCAAGTCATTGCAAAAAATGGCGAATGGTGCACACCGTCACATCAAAATCAAAGAAGGCGACCTTGTTTATATCACAACGACACCAAGTATTGCGATGGAAACAATGGTGGCAAAAACAGAAGATATCATTTATCGAGCAGGTGGAACGGTCAAACAGATCTCTGATAATCTGCGCGTTTCCGGTCATGCGAACCCTAATGATCTACAATTGATGTTGAACTTCATGAAACCGAAGTATTTTATCCCAGTTCAAGGAGAATATCGTGAATTAGCTGCGCACGCCGACTTAGCACATGCGGTTGGTATTCCATACAAAAATATCTATATCACAGGACGTGGAGATATTTTGGAATATAAAAACAATCGAATGA from Enterococcus sp. DIV1094 includes these protein-coding regions:
- a CDS encoding RNase J family beta-CASP ribonuclease encodes the protein MSTIKIIPLGGVRENGKNLYIAEVGEAIFILDCGLKYPENELLGIDVVIPDFTYLEENVDRVAGVFLTHGHADAIGALPYLLSKISVPVFGTELTIELAKLNVNRNDAAKGFKDFHVVDEHTEIDFGETIVSFFRTTHTIPDSIGINLKTQEGNIVYTGDFKFDQMAIPMYQTDYARLAEIGKEGVLALLSESANAENATPVASEFQIADEVFDTIKYWEGRIIVACVASNLQRVQQILDAAAKAGRKVVLTGQDFERIIRTAMRLEKLQLPSEDLLVTLKDMKNYEPEELIILETGRMGEPIKSLQKMANGAHRHIKIKEGDLVYITTTPSIAMETMVAKTEDIIYRAGGTVKQISDNLRVSGHANPNDLQLMLNFMKPKYFIPVQGEYRELAAHADLAHAVGIPYKNIYITGRGDILEYKNNRMSVAGTTSAENVMIDGLGVGDIGNIVLRDRKILSEDGIFVAVVTISRREKKIVSKPQITSRGFVYVKASRDLINESSNMIESIVGKHLESDDFEWSKLKQEIRDQLGRYLFEQTKRRPVILPVIMEATQRRGKR